AATACCTTTCCCGGTATCTTTAATGCTTAATCTACAATAACGGCTCTCCCGTTTTTTTACAAGGTCGGTCCGTATCTCAATGCGTCCCCTGCCGTCCATAGCGTCGATTCCGTTAATTATCAGATTGGTCAGGATCTGGGAAAGGTAACGCTTTTCCATCTTTACTGAAATAGCCGCTCCCACATGGCTGATATCGAACTGGACTTCCGGATAGCCTCCGCGGTAAAGGCCGATGGATTCCTCAATCAGATCCCGTATCATGGTCCAGGTCCGGGAAAGTTCCGTAGGCCGGGACAGGGTCCTGAATTCGGTAAGCATGGTGGAAAGGCTCTCCACCTCCTGGATGATAGCCAGCATGGAGCTCTCCAGGATTTCCCCCACCCGTTCCGGTTCGTTCCTCCAGCGCCGCAGGACCCGCTCCGCCGAAAGCTTGATGGGGGTAAGGGGGTTTTTTATCTCATGGGCCAGTTGTTGGGCCATGGTCTGCCAAACCGATATCTTTTCCGCCTTAAGCAGGGCGTTACGGGATTTTTCCAGGTTCTGAACCATGGCGTTGAAGGATTTAATGAGCTGCCCCAGCTCATCCCCGGGCCGGGAAATGATTTGGATGGAAAAATCCCCCTCAGCCACCCGGGTTGTAGCCTCCGCCAGTTCCACAATGGGCTGGGTAATCCGCCGGGAAAAGGAAATGGTGATAATGATAGTCATCAGCAGAATGGGAAAAAGAAAGACCCCATAGTAGTAGATAACCAGGGGTTTGACATTCAATTCCAGGGAATCGATTACATCAAACCGGGATCGCTCATTTTCCATGGCCGTTATAAGGGCGTCAAACCCTTCTCCAAGCTTATAGCTGAGAATCCGGTAGACCCCCCGTTGGGGGATCTGTATATATCGGATCGTATCGATATCCCGGGGGAGTTCCCGGGAGACAAAGCCTGGTTGATTTGTCGGAGGCGACGGGAGTTCCCGGGAGGCATCTCCCTGAAAGCCCAGGCTGACCCAGTTCCCGTCATCGTTCTGCCGGAAGTCTTGTACTGCCCCAAGCCCTTCGGAGAGTTCTGAAGGGAAAGGTTCACCCTCTATTTCAAGGGAGAGCTTCTCAAACCGGTCCAGGTTCATGGAATAGTTTTCCATGGCCAAATTCTGGGCGTACTGGAGGGTACTGTTGATATTGATGGACCGCCAGAAGCGAACTAGTTCATATACCGATTGGATGGTTATGATGGTAACCGGTACCGCTGCCAATACTACGGAAATGATAAAGTAGGCCATGAGCCGGGCTTGAAATTTACTCCCCGTACGGCGGAGTATAATATCCCGCAAGAGGCGTATAAGCGAAAAGGCCATAAAGACCATGAGGACCACCGGGACCGTAAAAAACACGATGCGGTTTAGTATCCCGGGAAGGCTGCCGTCCTGGAGGGTGGTAATAAAAAAGGAGTGGGAAAAGAGTACCGTAAGGATACTGAGAAGGACATAGAGTAAAAGCATACCCCGGACATTGATAATAGAGTATCGTGGATGAGTCCGGACCATTTTCACGGGGCAAATCCCCCTATTCTTCTTCGAATTTCTTGTTAAACAGATTAACCATAGCTTCCAGGGCTAGCTGTTCGTCTTCCCCTTCGACGATAACCTTTATTTCGGTCCCATAGGAAGCTCCCAGGGTCAGGATACCCATGATAGACTTTCCATTTATGCGGTCGTTTCCCTTCTCCAAATAAATATTGGATTTGAAATCCTTCGCAGTCTGTACCAGCATTGCCGAAGGACGGGCATGGATTCCGGCCCTGTTTTGAATTGTTACAATTTGTTCTACCATTTATATGCGCTCACTTTTAAATAATATCATCCTGCCCAAAGTAAACCGAACGGGCAGCGTCACTTTCTATCCATTTAAGAATATTTTGATTGAATTCTTGGGCCGAATTATACCCCATCTTTTTGAGCCGCTCGTTCATAGCGGCAGTTTCAATAATAATAGGGATATTCCGGCCCGGTTTTACGGGGATTTCCAGTTTTGGGATAGAAACCCCCAGGAATTCAGAGAAATCTTCCTCCATTCCCAGGCGATCGTACATTTTTTTAGAGTCCCACTCCTCTAATTTGACCACCAACTGTATCCGCTTCTGATCCCGGATGGCCCGGACCCCAAAAAGATGGGTGATATTAATAATCCCCAAACCCCGGATCTCCATATGATGGCCGATGATCTTATTCGCCCCGGCGCCGATGAGGATATTCCCATTGACGCAGAGGATCTCCACCACATCATCCGCCACCAGCCGGTGCCCCCGTTCTATCAATTCCAGGGCGGTCTCACTTTTCCCTACCCCTGAATCCCCAAGGATGAGGATCCCCAGGCCGTAGACCTCCACCAACACCCCATGGACACTTTGACGGGGGGCGAAGATATTGGAGAGGATCCGCATAATCCGGGATGAAAATTCCGTAGTTTCCAGGTCGGTCTGAAGCAGGGGACATTCCGCCGCCTCGGCGGCTTCAAAAAAGGCTTTGGTAGGGGTGATGCTATGGGTAAAGATACAGCAGGGGATGAGGTAGGTGAACATCTGTTTGATGGGTTCGTCATTTCCCTCATCCGCCAGTTTACCCAGATAGGCCCTCTCTCCCCGGCCAAATAACTGGATCCGGTAATTGGCAAAAAGATCGTAAAAACCGGAAATGGCCAAGCCGGGACGGTTGAGATCCGGGCTGACGATCTCCCGGGAAAGCCCTTTACGGCCCCCTATGCAGTGTAAATTGAGGGAATTATGCTCCTTCAGATCTATATCGATAAGATCCAAAACGGTAAACTGCTTCTCCGCCATAAGAATATCATAGAACAAGGGTAGGAATATGACAAGACAGACGCATCGGGATACATTTAACTTATACATTTAACTTATTGACAATCCCCGATCCCCATAGTAAACTATTTCATACGAGTTTGTTGTTTTTAATCAAATCGGATCAACTTTTTATGGAAAGGATTATTTGTGGAAATCGTATGGAGTTGAGGATACGGAAGAATCAGGAAATATATATTCATAGATGTCCAGGGAGAGTTGGATCTCTATAACTCATATAAACTCAAAGAACTTCTGATGAAGATGCTTGAAAAAAAGATAGAGCGGTTCATCATCAATCTTGATGAAGTTGAATATATTGATTCCAGCGGTATTGGCGCTCTTATTTACATCTCCTCCACAGTCAAAAAGTTAAACCTTAAGCTTGCCATAACAAATATCCACGGATCGGTAAAAAAGGTCATTGAACTTACCAAACTGATGGGGTATTTTCCCATTACCGCTACTCTGGACGAAGCGATGAAGAAAGTTGGGGCCTGACTAAAATGGGCGGATTGGAAATCAAAATTGACAATTTTTCGCCTCTGTTTGACAAATCTAATATGGAGTACAAGGAATTTTCCTCCGATTTTAGTCAGATCCGCCTTTATACTATGTGGCTGGTCAGGTCTGCCCCCTCGGAGATACGGGAATTCAACCTTCTGGAACAGCAGATATCCGAAATCATCAAAAATGCGATAAAACACGGCAATAAGAACAATATCGATAAAAAAGTAAAGATATGGTACTCACTTACCGCAGAAACCGCCCATCTGATCGTGGAGGATGAGGGGGAAGGTTTTAAGGATCTGGAAAAGTGGAACGCCTTTAACCGTAAAAGGCTGCAGTACATAGGCGAGCAGAATTTTGACGATCTGGGGAAATACGTTTCCTTTCGGGGCGCTGATAGCGACAACTACGATGGGGGGAATGCCCTATTCGCCGCATTGGAATACTGGAATGGCGGGTTTGTGTTCAATGAAAAACGAAACGCCGTGGGGATGAAGAAGTTTTTTAATAGCAAAAGCAGCTCCACCGAAGAAGTTCTCTCGGATATCAAGCCCTGGTAAACAGCCCATTTTTAATTAATTAGACATGCCCGGTGAGAAAGTAGGCGTCCGCATCGGTAAAGGGTCTGCCGTAGATAAATTCAAAGAGAAAGCGTATATCCTCCGGAGCTATATCCAGGAACCGGCAGCCAAAGTAGTTGGTGGTTTTATCGTTGTACCGGCGGACTATCTGGGCAGTGGCGTTAACGGTTCGCTTAGGGGCGCTTAATTTCACCGAAAGTTCGGAGTCCAGGGTTAGCGATGTGGCTAATTCCGAGTTTGGGTAGGCAAAAAGCAGCCCCGAGGCGCTGATGTCGATGACATTGCCCATAAAGGGTTCGTTTTTTAGCTTTTCAGAATCAAAATAGCCGTTTACTTTCAGAGAAAAAGCAAGGACCCGGGCAAATTGATAGAGGGTGTCTATGATGTCGTAGTTCAGGGATGGACGGCCTTCCATGTTGACCCAGAGGTGGATATAGCCAATCACGTATTCCTGGAAGAGGATGGGAACCCAGACATCCGAAACGATCCCGTTGTCGAATTTTGAGCGGATAAACCGGGATGCGGCATCATCAAGATAGTTCTTTCCTACACCGGTACTTTCCAGATACCGTTTGAGCATATCCGCGGTTACGAGCCTTTTTTTAGGATGCGGGTCCGTTTCGGGCAGGGCCCCCAGGGTGGAGGGCAGAAAAATGGTCTTGCCGGTCTCTGCCAGGATCTTCTCCTCCGCGGTGACGGGTTTTACATCCTTAAAGATAATCAACTTATACCCGCTGGCAAAATTTTTTATCCACTCCGCTAACTGCCCGATAAGCCCGTTGAGATTCTGGGGATCCAGATGGTTCATAAACTCGGTAATTTCTTCGGACTCGTAATCGGTTATCTTGGGGAAGGAAAGAGAATACCGATCCCCCCGAAAGGTAAACAGTATCTGCAAATCCGGCGGGGTTATCACCCGGGAGTGGGAACGGCCCAGGTTTTTATACATCAATTCCGGAACCTTCGCGGTGATATGGTCATCCCTCAGTGTCTCAATTTCCAGGGAAAAGGTGATGATCTTTTCGAGGTACTCAAACATCAGGTTCATTTTTCTCCGGGGTTTTAGCCCCGGTATGGGGCGATCCGCCTGGAGGTGAATTTCGTCTTTGGTGGGCTGTTCCACCCGTAATACGTATTCGGTACGGTTACGTAAAAAAATAATGGGAAGCTGATCGTCGTAGAGTACCTTAAGGAAAAAATCCTTCTCAATCCGCTTAATCGGTGTTGCCATGTCTCAACCTTAAAAAAATCGTTCATAGGGGGAAAAATCAAACTTATAGGTATTCATTCCCCCTTCGGATAAAGCTCTCGCTTCTTCTACAAGTATATCCTCAAGCTGCCATTTATCATCCGCAGACTGCAGATATAATTCCCCGGCCAGGCTCATATCCCGGCCGATAAACCGGAAAAGGAAGGATGTGGAACCGTCCGCTTCCTCCCTACCCCCTCCCAGCCGGTATTTTTGCGGATTCATGGGCTCAAGGCTGGTAAACAATTCCTCAAGCAGGGATTGGGCTATCCCGGCAAGGCGGGCCGATTCCCGGTTCCCCGATAATACCCCTTCCAGCAGGTTCCGGGCATACCGGTAGGCTTCTTCGGGCGCCAAGCCCCGGCCCAGCTCCCCGATAACCGCATCCCGGGGGTACCGGGGAGACTCGTCCCCCCGCTGGGGCTGCCGCAAGGCTTCGGGGATGGTACCGCGGTTAAAGATCGGTTCCTCCAACGCTGCTTGCGACGTTTCTTCTGTAAGCTCTCCGGTATAATCCTGTGCTAACAATGATATCGCATAAAAATTAATCAGTAAACTTGCCAATACTATTTTTGGGATCCCCAGCGCCCTAACCATACCTATAAGATACTCTGTTCAATACAAAAGATCAAAGGGATGATTCCATCCCAGGGATTCAGGGATGGACAGGGATCATACCGGAAGGCTATTATGCCTTTATGGGAAAGGATGTTTATGCCGTGCTTCAGAGTGGATACACGGAGCCCATACGGGATGTGCTTTGGGGGCATATTTACCTTACCCCGGAACTGGCGGCGTTGACTAAATCGGAGCCCTTTATGCGGCTCTATCGTATTTTCCAGCTTGGTCCTGCCTACGCGGTCTACCCCGGGGCGACCCATACCCGGGCGGTCCATTCCATCGGGGTGTATCACCTGGCCCGTCGGCTCCTCTTGAATTTGGCGGAGCGCGGCGCCGACGCCTGGCTTACACCGGTAGGGGCGGTTTCCTTTCTTTGCGCCGCCCTGCTCCACGATTTGGGCCATTTTCCCTATACCCATTCCCTCAAGGAACTGCCCCTGGCCCGCCACGAGGCGCTTACCGCCGAAATCATACTCCGGGAACCGATAAAGACCCTGGTGGCCAAAGCCGGGGGCGATCCCGCCCTTACTGCCGCCATTGTGGATACCGGTCTTCCTGCGGGCAGCGAAAAGGAACCGGTTTTTTATCGGAAACTCCTGTCCGGGGCTTTGGATCCGGACAAGCTGGACTACCTGAACCGGGACGCCCGGTACTGCGGCGTCCCCTACGGCGCCCAGGACGTGGATTTTATCCTGAGCCGCCTGTATCCCCATGCCGAAAAGGGGGCAGTCATCGATGGTAAGGGGATTCCCAGTGTGGAGTCCATTCTTTTTTCAAAATACCTGATGTATCGGGCGGTTTATTGGCACCCCATGGTACGTTCCGCCACGGGGATGATTAAGAAGGCCCTTATGGGAGGTCTGGAGGATGGGGTTTTAAAGCCCGAGGATCTTTACGGCCTGGATGACCCGGGGCTTTTTGCCCTCCTGGCTCATGGTTCCCACCCCCTCTTTCATCTGGCGGAAAAGGTTAGAGCCGGCCGGTTTTACACGGCTGTGGCGGAATTTCCCTTTGATGAGGGCTTGCACGGAAATCTTCTGGATATAAGTCGGCGATCCGGGTACGAAGAAGCCCTGGGGGCGGAACTTTCATTGCCTGGGGAAACTTTGGAACCGGGGGCGATAATCATTGATGTACCGGAGCCGATTTCTTTTGAAACCGGCCTCTACGTTGCCGATGAGGGCTGTTATTTTTCCGAAAGTTCCAGCGTGTTTAAGCCCGGGGTAGTGGACAGTCTGGTAAAATCTTTACGAATTATTAGAATTTTTGTGGATCCTGAGCATGAAAATAGGGTAAAATCGAATCCGGAGCTCGAAGGGATATTGCACATACACAAAAAATGGTTAAATTTAATATAGACGTGGAGGTTCGTAATGGAGATACATAATACCACCGAGGATGTTGTTTTTTCGGTGATAGGTGAAATTTGCACTTCTATCGAGAAACAGGGCAACCCCGAAAAGCTTTGTCTCTGCGATCAGTGCCGCATTGATGCGGCTTGTTTTGTCCTGAACCGTGTTCCTCCCCACTACATTATCTCAAACCGGGGCGCCGCCCGTATTGAACAGGAAACCATTAGCCGGCAGCAGCTGGAAGCGGACGCCGTTTCCCTGGTATTTGAAGCCATCAAGCGGGTCAGCCATAACCAGCGCCCTAACTCGGACCACACCAGCGGGCAGGTCAAGGAAGTTAAGAAAGGGCCGGTTTTCAATATCCCCACCATTATTGGCCGGGCCTTTGACGGCGCTAATTTCTCTCCCCTGGCGGACGTAGGCGTGGAGCTGTGGCGGGATGGGAAGCTGGTGGAGATGAAGAATCGGAACTGGCAGAACCCCTGTAAGCTGGTGTTGAATACCCAGGGTACCTTTACCTTCTGGCCTGAATCCATCCCTGCCAAAGAAGAGGGAAGCCGTGAGCAATTTGAATATTCCGTAAAAATCGAAGTGCCGGGCTTTGAAACCCTGACCCACTTTTTTGAAATCCCGGTGATCAGTGAATTGGGTAACGCCGAATCCTTCTCCATGGACCGGACCCTCAAGCTGCCGGATCTGTATTTGTTCCCCCCGGGCGGGGACGAAGATTAGGGTTTTAAAGACGGATTTTTCATATACCCCGTTTATCTCCGCCACACCGGTAAGCTAAAAAAGCCATAGCTTTCACGCAGCCACTTGCCGCCGGTTTCAACCCGGGGCTGGCCATTGGCGTCCTTGTCAATCAGGTGCGTCCACGTACCGGGGGGCAGGTAATACTCCACCTCATTGTCGGCGCTGAATACCGGCGCCACGAGGATGTCCGGCCCGAGCATATACTGCCGGTCAAGGAAGGGGCACACGGGGTCGTCGGGGAACTCAAGCAGCATCGCCCGCATCATGGGGATACCTTTTGCGTGGGTCTCCTTTTGCGCTTCAAGCAGGTAGGGTACCAGCGTTTGTTTCAACTCGGCGAAAAACTTGCAAACCACGGCCGATTCCTCATCGACATTCCAGGGGACGCGGTACGAGTTGCTGCCATGCAGGCGGCTGTGGGATGAAAGCAGCCCGAAGGCAAGCCAGCGTTTGAAGAGTGCCGCATCGGGGGTGCCCTCAAAGCCGCCGATGTCGTGGCTCCAAAACCCGAAACCGGAAAGCCCCAGGGAAAGTCCGCCCCGCAGTGTTTCTGCCATCGCCTCGAAGGTCGATTCGCAGTCGCCGCCCCAGTGCAGCGGAAACTTTTGCGAGCCCACCGTAGCGGAGCGGGCAAAGAGGCAAACCTTACCAACGCCCTTCTTTTTTTCCAGGTACGTGAACACCGTCTTCCCGTACAGGTAGGTATAGTAGTTGTGCATGGCGATGGGGTCTGCACCTGAGTGGTATACCGCATCAAGCGGGATGCGCTCACCAAAATCAGTTTTGATGTAGTCAATGCCGAGGTCGAGGACTTCGCCGAGTTTTTCTGTGTACCAGGCACAGGCCGCCGGATTGGT
The Treponema primitia ZAS-1 genome window above contains:
- a CDS encoding PilZ domain-containing protein, whose translation is MATPIKRIEKDFFLKVLYDDQLPIIFLRNRTEYVLRVEQPTKDEIHLQADRPIPGLKPRRKMNLMFEYLEKIITFSLEIETLRDDHITAKVPELMYKNLGRSHSRVITPPDLQILFTFRGDRYSLSFPKITDYESEEITEFMNHLDPQNLNGLIGQLAEWIKNFASGYKLIIFKDVKPVTAEEKILAETGKTIFLPSTLGALPETDPHPKKRLVTADMLKRYLESTGVGKNYLDDAASRFIRSKFDNGIVSDVWVPILFQEYVIGYIHLWVNMEGRPSLNYDIIDTLYQFARVLAFSLKVNGYFDSEKLKNEPFMGNVIDISASGLLFAYPNSELATSLTLDSELSVKLSAPKRTVNATAQIVRRYNDKTTNYFGCRFLDIAPEDIRFLFEFIYGRPFTDADAYFLTGHV
- a CDS encoding ATP-binding protein is translated as MGGLEIKIDNFSPLFDKSNMEYKEFSSDFSQIRLYTMWLVRSAPSEIREFNLLEQQISEIIKNAIKHGNKNNIDKKVKIWYSLTAETAHLIVEDEGEGFKDLEKWNAFNRKRLQYIGEQNFDDLGKYVSFRGADSDNYDGGNALFAALEYWNGGFVFNEKRNAVGMKKFFNSKSSSTEEVLSDIKPW
- a CDS encoding HPr family phosphocarrier protein, translated to MVEQIVTIQNRAGIHARPSAMLVQTAKDFKSNIYLEKGNDRINGKSIMGILTLGASYGTEIKVIVEGEDEQLALEAMVNLFNKKFEEE
- a CDS encoding ATP-binding protein gives rise to the protein MVRTHPRYSIINVRGMLLLYVLLSILTVLFSHSFFITTLQDGSLPGILNRIVFFTVPVVLMVFMAFSLIRLLRDIILRRTGSKFQARLMAYFIISVVLAAVPVTIITIQSVYELVRFWRSININSTLQYAQNLAMENYSMNLDRFEKLSLEIEGEPFPSELSEGLGAVQDFRQNDDGNWVSLGFQGDASRELPSPPTNQPGFVSRELPRDIDTIRYIQIPQRGVYRILSYKLGEGFDALITAMENERSRFDVIDSLELNVKPLVIYYYGVFLFPILLMTIIITISFSRRITQPIVELAEATTRVAEGDFSIQIISRPGDELGQLIKSFNAMVQNLEKSRNALLKAEKISVWQTMAQQLAHEIKNPLTPIKLSAERVLRRWRNEPERVGEILESSMLAIIQEVESLSTMLTEFRTLSRPTELSRTWTMIRDLIEESIGLYRGGYPEVQFDISHVGAAISVKMEKRYLSQILTNLIINGIDAMDGRGRIEIRTDLVKKRESRYCRLSIKDTGKGISAEEGAEIFTPYFTTKESGTGLGLPIVERIVNDHGGTIWFNSAIGVGTTFFIDLPIDENQDNQ
- a CDS encoding HD domain-containing protein; translation: MGKDVYAVLQSGYTEPIRDVLWGHIYLTPELAALTKSEPFMRLYRIFQLGPAYAVYPGATHTRAVHSIGVYHLARRLLLNLAERGADAWLTPVGAVSFLCAALLHDLGHFPYTHSLKELPLARHEALTAEIILREPIKTLVAKAGGDPALTAAIVDTGLPAGSEKEPVFYRKLLSGALDPDKLDYLNRDARYCGVPYGAQDVDFILSRLYPHAEKGAVIDGKGIPSVESILFSKYLMYRAVYWHPMVRSATGMIKKALMGGLEDGVLKPEDLYGLDDPGLFALLAHGSHPLFHLAEKVRAGRFYTAVAEFPFDEGLHGNLLDISRRSGYEEALGAELSLPGETLEPGAIIIDVPEPISFETGLYVADEGCYFSESSSVFKPGVVDSLVKSLRIIRIFVDPEHENRVKSNPELEGILHIHKKWLNLI
- the hprK gene encoding HPr(Ser) kinase/phosphatase — encoded protein: MAEKQFTVLDLIDIDLKEHNSLNLHCIGGRKGLSREIVSPDLNRPGLAISGFYDLFANYRIQLFGRGERAYLGKLADEGNDEPIKQMFTYLIPCCIFTHSITPTKAFFEAAEAAECPLLQTDLETTEFSSRIMRILSNIFAPRQSVHGVLVEVYGLGILILGDSGVGKSETALELIERGHRLVADDVVEILCVNGNILIGAGANKIIGHHMEIRGLGIINITHLFGVRAIRDQKRIQLVVKLEEWDSKKMYDRLGMEEDFSEFLGVSIPKLEIPVKPGRNIPIIIETAAMNERLKKMGYNSAQEFNQNILKWIESDAARSVYFGQDDII
- a CDS encoding late competence development ComFB family protein yields the protein MEIHNTTEDVVFSVIGEICTSIEKQGNPEKLCLCDQCRIDAACFVLNRVPPHYIISNRGAARIEQETISRQQLEADAVSLVFEAIKRVSHNQRPNSDHTSGQVKEVKKGPVFNIPTIIGRAFDGANFSPLADVGVELWRDGKLVEMKNRNWQNPCKLVLNTQGTFTFWPESIPAKEEGSREQFEYSVKIEVPGFETLTHFFEIPVISELGNAESFSMDRTLKLPDLYLFPPGGDED